In the Theobroma cacao cultivar B97-61/B2 chromosome 1, Criollo_cocoa_genome_V2, whole genome shotgun sequence genome, one interval contains:
- the LOC108661364 gene encoding uncharacterized protein LOC108661364, with amino-acid sequence MWGKLNPRYIGPFRIIERIRLVAYRLGLPPELDRIHNVFHILMLNKYVPNLSHILEAPLIELQEDLKLEVQLVRILDRKDLVLRNKSIPMVKVVWKNTRMEEMTWEVEH; translated from the coding sequence ATGTGGGGAAAGCTTAATccgagatacattggaccctttcgtatcattgaaaggattagGCTAGTGGCATATAGACTAGGATTACCcccggagttagatcggattcaCAATGTCTTCCACATCTTGATGCTAAATAAGTATGTACCTAATCTCTCCCATATCCTCGAGGCACCTCTGATTGAGTTGCAGGAAGATTTGAAGCTTGAGGTGCAACTTGTACGTATTCTAGACCGAAAGGATTTAGTGTTGAGGAATAAGAGCATCCCAATGGTTAAGGTGGTGTGGAAGAATACTCGGATGGaggagatgacgtgggaagttGAGCATTAG